One stretch of Mesotoga infera DNA includes these proteins:
- a CDS encoding 2-oxoacid:ferredoxin oxidoreductase subunit gamma, whose translation MSEHLLVVAGFGGQGVMLIGQILATAGMFDNQHTTWLPSYGPEMRGGTANCTVVVSDEIIGSPITNAPNELIVMNIPSLIKFEKEIQPGGVMVINTSVVDRKTNRNDISVVEIDANSIAEKLGNLKVANMVVLGAYLEKTGTVTMEGVRKALEKKLTGRKAALLDLNIQAVEEGMKSVR comes from the coding sequence ATGAGTGAGCATCTCTTAGTAGTTGCGGGATTTGGTGGACAGGGAGTTATGTTGATCGGACAGATTCTGGCAACGGCTGGAATGTTTGACAACCAGCACACTACCTGGCTTCCCTCATACGGCCCGGAGATGCGGGGAGGAACTGCCAACTGCACAGTAGTCGTGAGCGATGAAATCATTGGGTCACCAATTACAAACGCTCCGAACGAGCTGATTGTAATGAACATTCCATCTCTGATAAAATTCGAGAAAGAAATTCAGCCGGGTGGAGTGATGGTGATAAACACTTCTGTTGTTGACAGAAAAACCAATAGAAATGATATTTCCGTTGTCGAGATCGATGCAAATTCGATTGCAGAGAAGCTGGGGAATCTCAAGGTTGCCAATATGGTGGTTTTGGGAGCATATCTCGAGAAGACTGGCACGGTGACCATGGAAGGAGTGCGCAAGGCTCTGGAGAAGAAGTTGACCGGTCGAAAAGCAGCTCTACTGGATTTGAACATTCAGGCAGTCGAAGAAGGTATGAAATCAGTGAGGTAA
- a CDS encoding 2-oxoglutarate oxidoreductase encodes MAQATYRRPKSLAENEFSYCPGCHHGIIHRLVAEVIDELEIQGKTLMVAPVGCSVFAYEFFDVDGTVAPHGRAPAVATGMKRAMPDRIVFTYQGDGDLAAIGTAEIIHAANRGEKITTIFVNNAIYGMTGGQMAPTTLLGMKTTTSPYGRKAETEGFPIHVSELLKETAGIVYLERVAVSSPQEVRKAKASIKKAFVAQQKGLGFSMVEVLSTCPTNWGLNPVESINWLNENMKKEYPIGVFVDKVGDIK; translated from the coding sequence ATGGCACAGGCAACTTACAGGAGACCTAAATCACTTGCAGAAAATGAATTCTCATACTGTCCAGGCTGTCATCATGGAATTATTCATAGACTTGTGGCAGAAGTAATAGATGAACTGGAGATTCAGGGTAAGACACTAATGGTAGCTCCAGTAGGATGCTCGGTCTTCGCGTATGAATTCTTTGACGTGGACGGAACCGTTGCTCCTCATGGTAGGGCGCCGGCAGTCGCCACGGGAATGAAGAGAGCAATGCCGGACAGGATAGTATTCACATATCAAGGCGACGGTGATCTTGCCGCCATTGGAACTGCCGAGATCATTCACGCTGCAAACAGAGGCGAGAAGATCACCACGATCTTCGTCAACAACGCGATCTACGGTATGACAGGCGGCCAGATGGCACCGACCACCCTGCTCGGAATGAAAACCACTACTTCTCCGTATGGAAGAAAGGCAGAGACGGAAGGTTTCCCGATTCATGTTTCAGAATTGCTTAAGGAAACCGCTGGAATTGTCTATCTGGAACGAGTGGCTGTGAGCTCTCCTCAGGAAGTGAGGAAAGCAAAGGCTTCAATAAAGAAAGCCTTTGTCGCACAGCAAAAAGGGCTGGGCTTTTCAATGGTCGAGGTTCTTTCGACTTGCCCGACAAACTGGGGGCTCAACCCAGTGGAGTCAATCAACTGGCTAAATGAAAACATGAAGAAAGAGTATCCCATCGGGGTATTTGTCGACAAGGTCGGTGATATCAAATGA
- the vorB gene encoding 3-methyl-2-oxobutanoate dehydrogenase subunit VorB, which yields MAEKMMVKGNEAMAEAAVRSGCRLYFGYPITPQSEFTEYMARRMPEVNGVFLQSESEVAAVNMVYGAACTGHRVMTSTSSPGFSLMQEGVSYIAGARLPTVFVNVVRGGPGLGDIQPAQSDYFQSTKGGGHGDYHLIVLAPGSIQEAVDLMESAFNLADTYRVPVMMLADGMLGQMMEPVVFPDFVELEGINDHSDWGLRGMEGREPHKVTSFDIDPVKLEEMNIVVHKSYEEIKANEVRFETSDLEDAEYVLVGYGTMGRILGSVVKTARKQGIRVGLFRPISLWPFPYSELKTATKGKKFCLDVEMSTGQMVEDVRLSVEGALPIHFYGRTGGMVPTPDEVLKELVRLIG from the coding sequence ATGGCCGAAAAGATGATGGTAAAAGGAAATGAAGCAATGGCAGAAGCTGCTGTTAGGTCTGGCTGCAGACTGTATTTTGGTTATCCCATTACTCCTCAGTCAGAATTCACTGAATATATGGCAAGAAGAATGCCGGAGGTAAACGGCGTCTTTCTTCAGTCAGAGAGCGAGGTGGCCGCGGTTAACATGGTCTACGGAGCCGCGTGCACAGGTCACAGAGTGATGACTTCGACATCTAGTCCCGGCTTCAGCCTAATGCAAGAAGGAGTCTCATACATTGCGGGAGCAAGGCTTCCTACGGTGTTCGTAAACGTAGTCAGAGGCGGGCCTGGACTTGGAGATATCCAGCCTGCGCAGAGCGATTATTTCCAGTCGACCAAAGGCGGAGGTCATGGAGACTATCACTTGATAGTCTTAGCTCCAGGAAGTATTCAGGAAGCGGTCGATCTAATGGAAAGCGCCTTCAATCTGGCAGATACTTATAGAGTGCCGGTGATGATGCTTGCGGACGGAATGCTTGGACAGATGATGGAACCCGTTGTCTTTCCTGATTTCGTTGAACTCGAGGGGATCAATGATCACTCGGACTGGGGCCTGAGAGGAATGGAGGGTCGTGAACCTCACAAAGTAACTTCTTTCGACATCGATCCGGTAAAGCTTGAAGAGATGAATATCGTTGTACACAAAAGCTATGAAGAGATAAAGGCAAATGAAGTCCGATTTGAGACGAGTGACCTTGAAGATGCTGAGTATGTTCTTGTTGGATACGGAACGATGGGCAGAATTCTTGGCAGCGTAGTGAAAACGGCAAGGAAGCAGGGAATTAGAGTTGGACTGTTTAGACCTATATCCCTGTGGCCATTTCCATATTCTGAACTGAAGACCGCCACAAAGGGAAAAAAGTTCTGCCTTGATGTGGAAATGTCGACCGGCCAGATGGTGGAAGATGTCCGCCTCTCAGTCGAAGGAGCGTTACCAATTCATTTCTACGGAAGAACCGGAGGAATGGTTCCAACACCAGACGAAGTCTTAAAAGAACTCGTCAGACTTATAGGATGA
- a CDS encoding 4Fe-4S dicluster domain-containing protein translates to MSRNFVKIDEERCKGCGLCINFCPKKVLSFSDKFNSKGYRPAQQHDPDNCIGCGFCYMMCPDTAITVYKETVEV, encoded by the coding sequence ATGAGTAGAAACTTCGTGAAAATCGACGAAGAGCGGTGCAAAGGCTGCGGTCTATGTATCAACTTCTGCCCGAAGAAAGTGCTGAGCTTCTCGGACAAGTTCAACAGCAAGGGCTATCGCCCCGCCCAGCAACATGATCCCGACAACTGTATCGGATGCGGCTTCTGCTACATGATGTGTCCTGATACAGCAATAACCGTCTACAAAGAAACGGTAGAGGTATAG
- a CDS encoding cobalamin biosynthesis protein CobQ: MNFSKKILIFMGMFGSGKTEIALNVTRLLAKNGELVALADIDTISPYYRSRDMRESFAEFGIKIIAPKGKLSHADLPIIPAEVFGYFENPDFRVVLDVGGNDDGAVVLSSLSSRLPKENCETYYVLNPFRPFNDTVENAALHFLRLQETSRMKIDYLVNNSNIGSETTTEVIQKGEEFVKLVSERVSIPVAFTAVMNGLENGNGIFDKLEMKKYMMNPWEVENE; the protein is encoded by the coding sequence ATGAACTTTTCGAAGAAGATTCTGATCTTCATGGGAATGTTCGGCAGCGGCAAGACCGAAATAGCTCTCAATGTCACCAGATTGCTTGCGAAGAACGGAGAACTTGTAGCCCTTGCAGACATTGATACTATAAGCCCATATTACAGATCCCGAGACATGAGAGAGTCCTTTGCGGAGTTCGGCATCAAGATCATCGCCCCCAAAGGAAAGCTTTCTCACGCCGATTTGCCGATAATTCCTGCCGAAGTCTTCGGCTATTTTGAGAATCCAGATTTCAGGGTAGTTCTTGACGTTGGAGGAAATGACGACGGAGCAGTCGTTCTTTCTTCACTGAGCTCAAGACTACCAAAAGAGAACTGTGAGACGTACTATGTTCTGAATCCCTTCAGACCGTTCAATGACACCGTTGAAAACGCCGCCCTTCACTTCCTAAGACTCCAGGAAACTTCGAGAATGAAAATCGATTACCTTGTGAATAACTCAAATATCGGTTCTGAGACGACAACAGAAGTGATTCAGAAGGGCGAGGAATTTGTGAAACTAGTATCGGAGCGAGTCTCAATACCAGTAGCATTCACGGCTGTCATGAATGGATTGGAAAATGGAAACGGTATCTTTGATAAACTCGAAATGAAGAAATATATGATGAATCCATGGGAGGTAGAAAATGAGTAG